The following proteins are co-located in the Oceanimonas sp. GK1 genome:
- a CDS encoding sulfite oxidase — MASDSDNHSGNNPKPVQRGLHELYREDPIKADEQLWGRETDPDSRRGFLKRSGLLAMATALGASIPFAKNMPAGLIPAAFAQSDEPFTLPGKEGLVVLNDRPINAETPPHLLDDEITPAKHMFVRNNGLVPNIETLNPDTWTLEIGGESCETPTIFTIADLKSRFEHHSYQLTVECGGNGRSEFVPAASGNQWTTGAVACPKFTGVRLRDVLEACGIKQDAVYIGYYGADPHPSGDPSKEAISRGVPMSKALEDETLIAWAMNDEDIPVLNGHPLRLVCGGWPGSVSGKWLKSIVIRNKVHDGNKMAAPSYAMPKYPVAPGTQVPNEDMEIIEAMPVKSLITFPQTGISHQLGQPLAVRGHAWAGDLTINEVHLSIDFGATWHKAELRPAVNPQAWQHWQSALTFPEKGYYEVWAKAVDSNGKAQPMVVPGWNPRGYLNNACHRIAVQIV; from the coding sequence ATGGCCAGTGATTCCGACAACCACTCCGGCAACAACCCAAAGCCGGTGCAGCGGGGCCTGCATGAGCTTTACCGGGAAGATCCCATTAAAGCCGATGAACAACTCTGGGGCCGGGAAACCGACCCGGACAGCCGCCGCGGCTTTTTAAAACGCAGCGGCCTGCTGGCCATGGCCACGGCGCTGGGGGCCAGTATTCCCTTTGCCAAAAACATGCCCGCCGGGCTGATTCCGGCGGCCTTTGCCCAGTCGGACGAACCCTTTACCCTGCCGGGCAAGGAAGGCCTGGTGGTGCTCAACGACAGGCCCATCAACGCCGAAACCCCGCCGCACTTGCTGGACGACGAAATCACCCCGGCCAAACACATGTTTGTGCGCAATAATGGCCTGGTACCCAATATCGAGACATTAAACCCGGACACCTGGACCCTGGAAATCGGTGGTGAATCCTGCGAAACCCCCACCATTTTTACCATTGCGGATCTCAAGTCCCGCTTTGAGCACCACAGTTATCAGCTGACGGTAGAATGCGGCGGCAACGGCCGCAGCGAATTCGTGCCGGCGGCGAGCGGTAACCAGTGGACCACCGGCGCCGTGGCCTGCCCCAAATTCACCGGGGTGCGGCTGCGGGATGTACTGGAAGCCTGCGGCATCAAGCAGGACGCGGTTTACATTGGCTATTACGGTGCCGATCCGCACCCTAGCGGCGATCCAAGCAAGGAGGCCATCTCCCGGGGCGTGCCCATGTCCAAGGCGCTGGAAGACGAAACCCTGATCGCCTGGGCCATGAACGACGAAGACATACCGGTGCTCAACGGCCACCCATTGCGCCTGGTATGTGGCGGCTGGCCCGGCTCGGTGTCGGGCAAATGGCTGAAAAGCATCGTGATCCGCAACAAGGTTCACGACGGCAACAAGATGGCCGCCCCTTCCTATGCCATGCCCAAGTATCCGGTGGCCCCCGGCACCCAGGTGCCGAACGAAGACATGGAAATCATCGAGGCGATGCCCGTCAAGTCGCTGATCACCTTTCCGCAAACCGGCATCAGCCACCAGCTGGGGCAACCGCTGGCGGTGCGGGGCCATGCCTGGGCCGGCGATCTGACAATCAACGAGGTGCACCTGTCCATCGACTTTGGCGCTACCTGGCACAAGGCCGAGCTGCGGCCCGCGGTTAACCCGCAGGCCTGGCAACACTGGCAGAGCGCGCTGACCTTTCCGGAAAAAGGCTATTACGAGGTCTGGGCCAAGGCCGTGGACAGCAACGGCAAAGCTCAGCCCATGGTGGTGCCGGGCTGGAACCCCCGGGGTTATCTCAACAACGCCTGCCATCGCATTGCGGTGCAAATCGTCTAG
- a CDS encoding TonB-dependent receptor domain-containing protein, translating into MSRTLLAAALLPWAAFAQNSSDPTSITIYNRVEQPLTSALAPVEVITKADIERRQPRSLVDLLETLPGMQFGTQNGGIGQQTSLFVRGTESDHVLVLVNGRPQAQMVNSGFDFSQLPVSNVERIEYIRGPRAAIYGSSAIGGVVNIITTTQVNNAQVGVTTGSNDYYAADVSVNQWVTNTTRLQLATGYRETRGYDVVSDNSQSDRDGFDSKNLTLGIEHQLNQNWTLDANFNGWENNLEYDYDETYGNSGSDQNNTETHQFDTGIRYNDGSLSGQLNASYGEFKSEDWNRKDGKKEDKSGYWNNSYATTRIDGLTQYQYSEQGHVLAGLDWQQDRKLSQASGKALGSRDNTGVYVSAFHTWSPFSLELTGRVDDNEQYGTHGTWQSALSLALPEKHRATLSYGTAFRAPNFSDIDYAKDAETLQPEESENWELGFSGDYQVFDWQLNLYRNKIDNLITSNDYYQTINSLENTDVLIKGVEFVVKATTGPVRHTASYEHTDIDDFNDGGRQLDRRAKHKFSWTGDIDVAGTNLFAQVLYVGERNDNDFSTWPARELVMPSYTIWNIGARYPLTQNLTLNGKVNNLFDKDYQVAYGYDAPDMEFYVGADYRF; encoded by the coding sequence ATGTCCAGAACCTTACTGGCGGCTGCCTTGCTGCCATGGGCCGCCTTTGCCCAGAATTCATCCGACCCCACCTCCATTACCATTTACAACCGGGTAGAGCAGCCGCTGACCAGTGCCCTGGCCCCGGTGGAGGTGATCACCAAGGCCGACATCGAACGCCGCCAGCCCCGCTCGCTGGTCGACTTGTTGGAAACCCTGCCGGGTATGCAGTTTGGTACTCAAAACGGCGGTATCGGCCAGCAGACCAGTTTGTTTGTACGCGGTACCGAGTCCGATCATGTGCTGGTGCTGGTTAACGGCCGTCCTCAGGCGCAGATGGTGAACTCGGGCTTTGACTTTAGCCAACTGCCGGTCAGTAATGTGGAGCGCATCGAGTATATTCGCGGCCCCCGCGCCGCCATCTACGGCTCCAGCGCCATCGGTGGTGTGGTCAATATCATTACCACTACCCAGGTGAATAATGCTCAGGTAGGTGTGACCACCGGTAGCAATGATTATTATGCCGCGGATGTCTCCGTGAACCAGTGGGTCACCAATACCACCCGGTTGCAATTGGCCACCGGCTACCGGGAAACCCGGGGTTATGATGTGGTATCTGACAACAGTCAGTCCGACAGGGATGGTTTTGACAGTAAGAATTTGACGCTGGGTATTGAGCATCAGTTGAATCAGAACTGGACGCTGGATGCCAACTTCAATGGCTGGGAAAATAATCTGGAATATGATTATGATGAAACTTACGGCAACTCTGGCTCTGATCAAAATAACACTGAGACCCATCAGTTTGATACAGGCATTCGTTACAATGATGGTTCACTGAGTGGTCAGCTAAATGCTAGCTATGGCGAATTTAAGTCTGAGGATTGGAATAGAAAGGATGGGAAGAAAGAAGACAAAAGTGGCTACTGGAATAACAGCTATGCCACGACCCGTATTGATGGCCTGACCCAATATCAGTATTCGGAACAAGGCCATGTGCTTGCCGGTCTGGACTGGCAGCAAGATCGTAAACTGTCCCAGGCCAGTGGCAAGGCGCTTGGCTCTCGCGATAACACCGGCGTTTATGTCTCTGCTTTTCATACATGGTCACCTTTTTCGCTTGAGCTGACAGGGCGTGTGGATGATAACGAGCAGTATGGCACTCATGGCACCTGGCAAAGTGCCCTGTCGTTGGCTCTGCCTGAAAAACATAGAGCCACGTTAAGTTATGGTACCGCATTTAGAGCGCCAAATTTTTCAGACATAGACTATGCAAAAGATGCTGAAACTTTGCAGCCAGAGGAATCAGAAAACTGGGAGTTGGGCTTTTCCGGTGATTACCAGGTTTTTGACTGGCAGTTAAACCTGTACCGCAACAAAATCGACAATCTGATAACATCCAATGATTATTATCAGACGATAAACTCTTTGGAAAATACAGATGTGTTGATTAAAGGTGTTGAGTTTGTCGTTAAAGCGACAACAGGTCCGGTGCGTCACACCGCCAGCTACGAACATACCGATATTGACGACTTTAATGATGGTGGACGCCAATTGGATCGCAGAGCTAAACACAAATTCAGCTGGACCGGTGATATCGACGTGGCCGGTACCAACCTGTTTGCCCAGGTGCTGTACGTTGGTGAGCGCAATGATAACGACTTCAGTACCTGGCCTGCTAGAGAGCTGGTCATGCCTTCCTACACCATCTGGAATATCGGTGCCCGCTACCCGTTGACCCAAAACCTGACCCTGAACGGCAAGGTGAACAACCTGTTCGACAAAGATTACCAGGTTGCATATGGCTACGATGCCCCCGATATGGAGTTCTACGTCGGCGCCGACTACCGGTTCTGA
- the murI gene encoding glutamate racemase, whose protein sequence is MANILIFDSGMGGLSVYREVHRTLPAHQYFYLFDNACFPYGELGETRLVERVLELLTTFVPRHGIDIVIIACNTASTHVLPALRQCLSVPVVGVVPAIKPAAVYCRAHGLDHIGLLATPGTVSRNYTAELVQSFAADMRVSMLGTTELVKMAEDKLAGQPVDMARLSRILAPWRGEDGPSALVLGCTHFPLLAEELARCLPTAQLVDSGEAIARRVASLLLQSIRASGDEPCPAGRLYCTRLTEKAQAQGRAFAQEGFGGLEAFVP, encoded by the coding sequence GTGGCAAACATTCTTATCTTCGACTCCGGCATGGGTGGCCTTTCCGTCTACCGGGAAGTACACCGGACCCTGCCGGCACATCAGTATTTCTACCTGTTCGACAACGCCTGCTTTCCTTATGGCGAGCTGGGTGAAACACGTCTGGTGGAGCGGGTACTGGAGCTGCTTACCACCTTTGTGCCCCGCCACGGCATCGACATCGTCATTATTGCCTGCAATACCGCCAGCACCCATGTGCTGCCGGCCCTACGTCAATGCCTGTCTGTGCCTGTGGTTGGAGTGGTGCCGGCCATCAAGCCGGCGGCGGTATATTGTCGTGCGCACGGCCTGGATCATATCGGCCTGCTGGCTACCCCGGGCACCGTTTCCCGCAACTATACCGCCGAGCTGGTGCAAAGCTTTGCCGCCGACATGCGGGTATCCATGCTGGGCACCACCGAACTGGTGAAAATGGCGGAAGACAAGCTGGCCGGTCAGCCGGTCGACATGGCCCGTCTCTCCCGCATCCTGGCGCCCTGGCGAGGTGAAGATGGCCCCAGTGCCCTGGTGCTGGGATGCACCCATTTCCCCCTGCTGGCAGAGGAGCTGGCTCGGTGCCTGCCCACAGCCCAACTGGTCGACTCTGGTGAAGCCATTGCCCGCCGGGTGGCCAGCCTGCTGTTGCAGTCCATCAGGGCCAGCGGCGATGAGCCATGTCCTGCCGGGCGGCTTTATTGCACCCGGCTAACGGAAAAAGCCCAGGCTCAGGGCCGGGCTTTTGCCCAGGAAGGTTTTGGCGGGCTGGAGGCCTTTGTCCCCTGA
- a CDS encoding RNA-binding protein, whose product MKLFQHSPFIQSALLALLLALAGGGLIVLATASLSFALLFALGALVGGMVVPRLIQAPSPQAMATTTLYVGNLPYRANEAVVRSLFEQFGQVLSVRLMKDRNTGKRRGFGFVEMPCDAADKARNALNDTEFQQRTLKVREANERKDDEEEDSTD is encoded by the coding sequence ATGAAGTTATTCCAGCACTCCCCCTTTATTCAGTCTGCGCTGCTGGCCTTGTTGCTGGCCTTGGCGGGTGGCGGCCTGATCGTTCTTGCGACCGCTTCCTTGTCTTTTGCCCTGTTGTTCGCGCTTGGTGCGCTGGTGGGTGGCATGGTGGTGCCTCGCCTGATTCAGGCACCCTCGCCTCAGGCGATGGCAACAACCACGCTTTATGTAGGCAATCTGCCCTACCGGGCCAACGAGGCCGTAGTAAGAAGCCTGTTCGAGCAATTTGGCCAAGTGCTGTCGGTGCGGCTGATGAAAGACAGAAACACCGGCAAGCGGCGGGGGTTCGGTTTTGTGGAAATGCCCTGTGATGCTGCCGACAAAGCGAGAAACGCGCTGAACGATACCGAATTTCAGCAGCGCACGCTCAAGGTAAGAGAAGCCAACGAACGCAAGGACGACGAAGAGGAAGACAGCACCGACTGA
- a CDS encoding phosphatase PAP2 family protein — protein sequence MPINYNKLVFWNLAAFAVLGSWFWLPNHGFWFDLDKAVFYFFNHKLGESQTWVNLIAAFNNRAFDGVALLAMGAVYYSVYRQADTEQRRRLVIIGVCMLLTAVGLNQLGRAIPVERPSPTLTFDNVLRLTELAPFKTKDASGDSFPGDHGLMLMIFTAFAWRYLSWKAGLWGCLFVVVFSAPRVMGGAHWLTDIYVGAFAVAAFGLAWLLQTGLMDALVTRVQAALPSRGR from the coding sequence ATGCCGATAAATTACAATAAACTGGTGTTCTGGAACCTGGCGGCCTTTGCCGTGCTGGGCAGTTGGTTCTGGCTGCCGAACCATGGTTTCTGGTTCGATCTCGACAAGGCGGTGTTTTACTTTTTTAACCACAAGCTGGGAGAAAGCCAGACCTGGGTTAACCTGATCGCGGCATTCAACAACCGGGCCTTTGACGGCGTCGCCTTGCTGGCCATGGGGGCTGTCTATTACAGCGTCTATCGCCAGGCGGATACCGAGCAACGCCGTCGGCTGGTGATCATCGGCGTATGCATGCTGCTGACCGCCGTGGGGCTGAACCAGCTGGGGCGGGCCATTCCGGTGGAGCGCCCCAGCCCGACCCTGACCTTTGACAACGTGCTGAGGCTGACCGAATTGGCGCCGTTCAAGACCAAGGATGCTTCCGGTGACAGCTTTCCCGGCGATCATGGCCTGATGCTGATGATCTTTACCGCCTTTGCCTGGCGTTATCTTTCATGGAAAGCGGGGCTCTGGGGTTGCCTGTTTGTGGTGGTGTTCTCCGCCCCCCGGGTCATGGGGGGGGCGCACTGGTTGACCGATATTTACGTGGGAGCCTTTGCGGTGGCGGCCTTTGGTCTGGCCTGGTTGTTGCAAACCGGACTGATGGACGCTCTGGTCACGCGAGTACAGGCGGCTTTGCCGTCACGAGGCCGCTGA
- a CDS encoding LysR family transcriptional regulator: MSREKALTLDALRVLDAIDRRGSFAAAADELGKVPSALSYTVQKLEDELDLSLFDRSGHKTRFTPVGRLLLDQGRHLLQASNQLVEAARALERGWETSLTLAVDGILPSRSLFPAINSLLGQTDTDIRLSHEILAGSWEALETGRADLAIAVLQEDIPVHSGIKTQPLYQETFVYVAHPDHPIHRETAPISAEVLQGYRAIAVADTARHKPPLTFNLLNRQSRLTVSTMQDKVEALRAGLGISTLPQAWLGDMIDRGELKEIAGIERLRAQVVLAWRRDSMGQAKSWLIRQLPALLERKETSAAS; the protein is encoded by the coding sequence ATGTCCCGAGAAAAAGCCCTGACCCTGGATGCCCTGCGCGTGCTCGACGCCATCGACCGCCGGGGCAGTTTTGCCGCCGCCGCCGATGAGCTGGGCAAGGTCCCCTCTGCGCTCAGTTACACCGTGCAGAAACTGGAAGACGAGCTGGATCTGTCGTTGTTCGATCGCTCCGGCCACAAAACCCGCTTCACCCCGGTGGGCCGTCTGTTGCTGGATCAGGGCCGCCACCTGCTGCAGGCATCCAACCAGCTGGTGGAAGCCGCCCGCGCCCTGGAGCGGGGCTGGGAAACCAGCCTGACCCTGGCGGTAGACGGCATACTGCCCAGCCGCAGTCTGTTTCCCGCCATCAACAGCTTGCTCGGCCAGACCGATACCGATATTCGGCTGTCCCACGAGATCCTGGCCGGCAGCTGGGAGGCGCTGGAAACCGGCCGGGCCGATCTGGCCATTGCCGTGCTACAAGAAGACATACCGGTACATTCCGGCATCAAGACACAACCGCTCTATCAGGAAACCTTTGTCTACGTGGCGCACCCCGACCACCCCATTCACCGGGAAACCGCCCCCATCAGTGCCGAGGTACTACAGGGTTATCGAGCCATTGCCGTGGCCGACACCGCCCGGCATAAACCGCCACTCACCTTTAACCTGTTAAACCGCCAGTCACGGCTCACCGTCAGTACCATGCAGGACAAGGTGGAGGCGCTCAGGGCGGGACTGGGCATTTCCACCCTGCCACAGGCCTGGTTGGGGGACATGATCGACCGGGGCGAACTGAAGGAGATTGCCGGCATTGAACGGCTGCGCGCTCAGGTAGTATTGGCCTGGCGCAGAGACTCGATGGGCCAGGCCAAAAGCTGGCTGATACGCCAGCTTCCGGCCCTGCTGGAAAGAAAGGAAACGTCAGCGGCCTCGTGA
- a CDS encoding AEC family transporter — protein MNALADSLLFSLSITGPICLLLMLGFFLRRTQMMNEGFIDGASKLVFNITLPVLLFTSIARTDLDQMASPGLIGYGIGATLVAFLLLEWLARYLTPDARLRGVLVQGAFRANMGIIGLAYVNNAYGSQGLAAMAMYVACLTILFNILAVVTLNRSLSQGQTLQTGNIMGGIVKNPLIIGIVAALPFAATDWQVPTMLMTTGHYLAQMTLPVALLCTGATLNLRPGREETGLLPPVLLLRLLLIPGLLTLGAWLLGFRGAELTMLFLINASPTAAASYVMVRAMGGNAVLAANIIAVTTLGSLLTTSLGATLLGALGEF, from the coding sequence ATGAATGCCCTTGCCGACAGCCTGTTGTTTTCCCTGTCCATTACCGGCCCCATTTGCCTGTTATTGATGCTGGGCTTTTTTCTGCGCCGCACCCAAATGATGAACGAAGGTTTTATCGACGGGGCCAGCAAGCTGGTATTCAATATCACACTACCGGTGCTGCTGTTTACCAGCATCGCCCGGACCGATCTCGACCAGATGGCCAGCCCGGGACTGATTGGCTACGGCATCGGAGCCACCCTGGTGGCGTTCCTGCTGCTCGAGTGGCTCGCCCGTTACCTGACTCCCGACGCCCGGCTGCGGGGCGTGCTGGTGCAGGGGGCCTTTCGGGCCAACATGGGCATTATTGGCCTGGCCTACGTCAACAATGCCTACGGCAGCCAGGGTCTGGCGGCCATGGCCATGTACGTAGCCTGCCTGACCATACTGTTCAACATTTTGGCCGTGGTCACCCTTAACCGCAGCCTGAGCCAGGGCCAGACACTGCAGACCGGCAACATCATGGGCGGCATCGTTAAAAATCCACTGATCATTGGCATCGTCGCCGCCCTGCCCTTTGCCGCAACCGATTGGCAGGTACCAACCATGCTGATGACCACCGGGCATTACCTGGCACAGATGACCCTGCCGGTGGCGCTGTTATGTACCGGCGCCACCCTTAACCTGAGGCCGGGCCGGGAAGAAACCGGCCTGCTACCTCCCGTGTTGTTGCTGCGCCTGCTGCTGATTCCCGGCCTGCTCACCCTGGGCGCCTGGCTGCTGGGATTTCGCGGGGCCGAACTGACCATGCTGTTTCTGATCAATGCCTCGCCCACCGCCGCTGCCAGCTATGTGATGGTGCGGGCCATGGGCGGCAACGCCGTGCTGGCCGCCAATATCATTGCCGTGACCACGCTTGGCTCCCTGCTCACCACCAGCCTGGGCGCCACCCTGCTCGGGGCGCTGGGCGAGTTTTAA
- the rnk gene encoding nucleoside diphosphate kinase regulator, with the protein MAQLPPITISTLDLARLEALLEKQPDSEAVRRLEDELDRANVVAPEAMPGNIVTMNSVIRFRMAKEDETFTKTLCFPRDMDGSKDKISVLAPIGSALLGLSVGQTIEWPGPNGNTLTVTITDVEYQPERAGDYQS; encoded by the coding sequence ATGGCCCAGTTGCCGCCCATTACTATTTCTACCCTGGATCTGGCCCGGCTTGAGGCCTTGCTCGAGAAACAACCCGACTCGGAAGCCGTCCGCCGGCTGGAAGACGAGCTGGATCGCGCCAATGTGGTGGCGCCCGAAGCCATGCCTGGCAATATTGTCACCATGAACTCGGTGATCCGCTTCCGCATGGCAAAGGAGGACGAAACCTTTACCAAGACCCTGTGCTTTCCCCGAGACATGGACGGCAGCAAAGACAAGATCTCGGTGCTGGCCCCCATTGGTTCGGCCCTGCTCGGCCTTTCCGTGGGCCAGACCATTGAATGGCCCGGCCCCAACGGCAACACCCTGACGGTGACCATTACCGATGTGGAATACCAGCCCGAGCGGGCCGGCGATTACCAGTCGTAA
- a CDS encoding OmpW family outer membrane protein, with protein MKKVALLVAAALMAPSAAFAHQAGDILVRAGAATVAPHSSGDEVLGTGHLDPNSNTQLGLTFSYMLTDNWGVELLAATPFSHSVSTRDLGEVAKIKHLPPTLMGQYYFGNAQSKVRPYVGAGVNYTFFFDEEGRNALDGDDVKLDDSWGLAAQAGLDMKVTDRLFVNASAWVIDIDTDVTSKALGQTYQTSIDPVVLMFGLGYSF; from the coding sequence ATGAAAAAAGTTGCTCTTCTGGTTGCCGCCGCCCTGATGGCCCCGTCCGCCGCCTTTGCCCACCAGGCCGGTGATATTCTGGTGCGCGCCGGTGCCGCTACCGTGGCGCCTCATAGCAGTGGTGATGAGGTACTGGGAACTGGTCATCTGGACCCAAACTCCAATACCCAGCTGGGCCTGACCTTCTCCTATATGCTCACCGATAACTGGGGCGTGGAACTGCTGGCTGCGACACCGTTTTCCCACTCCGTGAGCACCCGAGATCTGGGTGAAGTTGCCAAGATCAAGCACCTGCCGCCGACCCTGATGGGCCAGTACTATTTCGGCAATGCCCAGAGCAAGGTGCGCCCTTATGTAGGCGCTGGTGTGAACTATACTTTCTTCTTTGATGAGGAAGGCCGTAATGCGCTGGATGGCGATGATGTGAAACTGGATGACTCCTGGGGCCTGGCGGCCCAGGCTGGTCTGGATATGAAAGTGACCGACAGGCTGTTTGTAAACGCGTCCGCCTGGGTAATTGATATCGATACTGATGTGACTTCAAAAGCTCTTGGTCAAACTTACCAAACCAGCATCGATCCGGTAGTACTGATGTTTGGCCTGGGTTACAGCTTCTGA